The proteins below are encoded in one region of Campylobacter helveticus:
- a CDS encoding MlaC/ttg2D family ABC transporter substrate-binding protein → MRKILLSLIFALSAFALNLNEIESFMQKNIDESLKILQNTKGDKKAAAQDIFKLFDEVFDYKLMAKLSLSKFYQKLSQEEVEEFNKAFEASLKKSFTDKLELYKDQILKVEGGEQKNEKRYFLTSSMMVDGEKKLIIFKFYKENNNWLIYDVDVLGVSIIQTYRSQFGDILENGTFKDLLSKLNDIVIK, encoded by the coding sequence ATGCGAAAAATATTATTATCACTTATCTTTGCACTAAGTGCTTTTGCGCTTAATTTAAATGAAATTGAAAGTTTTATGCAGAAAAATATCGATGAAAGTTTAAAAATTTTGCAAAATACTAAAGGCGATAAAAAAGCCGCAGCACAGGATATTTTTAAACTTTTTGATGAGGTTTTTGACTATAAATTAATGGCAAAATTATCTTTATCGAAATTTTATCAAAAATTAAGTCAAGAAGAGGTGGAGGAATTTAATAAGGCTTTTGAAGCAAGTCTTAAAAAAAGCTTTACGGATAAACTAGAGCTTTATAAAGACCAAATTTTGAAGGTTGAGGGTGGAGAGCAAAAAAATGAAAAGCGTTATTTTCTCACAAGTTCTATGATGGTAGATGGAGAAAAAAAGCTTATTATATTTAAATTTTATAAAGAAAATAATAATTGGCTGATTTACGATGTCGATGTTTTGGGTGTTAGCATTATCCAAACTTACCGCTCACAATTTGGCGACATTTTAGAAAATGGCACTTTTAAAGACTTATTATCCAAGCTTAATGACATCGTCATCAAATAA
- a CDS encoding phosphoribosyltransferase, whose amino-acid sequence MMFYAYEDFEKDVKFLAKKVKDEFNPDALVAIARGGLSLGHSLAVALKTRKLFTLNSIHYDDTKKLDSVEVFNIPNLSAYKRVLLIDDIVDSGESLSEIKRVLEEKFPHIELKIATIFYKKTALLEPEFSVKEAKEWVEFYWDIEI is encoded by the coding sequence ATGATGTTTTACGCTTATGAAGATTTCGAAAAAGATGTGAAATTTTTAGCTAAGAAGGTTAAAGATGAATTTAATCCTGACGCCTTAGTAGCCATAGCTAGAGGGGGGCTTAGTTTGGGACATTCTTTAGCGGTGGCACTGAAGACTAGAAAATTATTTACTCTAAATAGTATCCATTATGATGATACGAAAAAACTTGATAGCGTTGAGGTTTTTAATATCCCAAATTTGAGTGCTTACAAGAGGGTTTTGCTGATTGATGATATTGTTGATAGTGGAGAGAGTTTAAGCGAGATAAAGAGAGTTTTGGAAGAAAAATTTCCCCATATAGAGCTTAAAATTGCGACGATTTTTTACAAAAAAACCGCACTTTTAGAGCCTGAATTTAGCGTTAAAGAGGCAAAAGAGTGGGTGGAGTTTTACTGGGATATTGAAATTTAA
- a CDS encoding NCS2 family permease — translation MSIFKLKENGTNVKTEVVAGITTFLTMIYIIPVNSHIVSNAGMPLEALITATALITIIASTLNGLFANTPVAMSVGMGMNAYFTFSVCIAQQIPWQSALGAVFLSGFIFLILSFTNFRLWIIRNIPKDLRLAICAGIGCFIAFLGLQKIGIIVKNDATLVGIGNFKDPSVLFGIFSLVLVVFFWAIRLRAAFILGVLLSSLVLWIVAFFLLENYGVNLNIEGAIFPSEIFSLPNFSKENGLGAIAFELDIKSALSVTMIPVVLTFFITQLFDSIGTITGVGARGKIFDKPVEGERKLGKTLMADAASSVVGAGVGTSTVTAFVESTTGVESGGRTGLTALVVAFCFSLTLFLLPLFKAIPPNAIYPVLVMVGILMFMEVKNIDFSDSAIAVGTFFTIIMMPLTYSITSGFAFGFISFLLVRIFKREWDKINVGIVVLSLISLGNFLLIALN, via the coding sequence ATGAGTATTTTTAAGCTTAAAGAAAATGGCACAAATGTAAAAACCGAAGTAGTGGCTGGTATCACAACCTTTTTAACGATGATTTACATTATCCCTGTGAATTCGCACATTGTAAGTAATGCTGGTATGCCACTAGAAGCCTTAATCACCGCTACGGCTTTAATCACCATTATCGCAAGTACTTTAAATGGGCTTTTTGCAAATACACCTGTGGCGATGAGTGTCGGTATGGGGATGAATGCGTATTTTACTTTTTCGGTTTGTATCGCTCAACAAATTCCTTGGCAAAGTGCTTTGGGGGCGGTGTTTTTATCAGGCTTTATTTTTTTAATTCTTTCTTTTACAAATTTTCGTCTTTGGATCATACGCAATATCCCTAAAGATTTACGCCTTGCTATTTGTGCTGGGATAGGCTGTTTTATCGCATTTTTGGGACTTCAAAAGATAGGTATTATTGTTAAAAATGACGCGACTTTGGTGGGCATTGGTAATTTTAAAGACCCTAGTGTGTTATTTGGCATTTTTTCTTTGGTTTTGGTGGTATTTTTTTGGGCGATAAGACTTAGGGCGGCTTTTATTTTGGGTGTTTTGCTGAGTTCTTTAGTGCTTTGGATTGTGGCATTTTTCTTGCTTGAAAATTATGGTGTAAATTTAAATATCGAGGGAGCGATTTTTCCTAGTGAAATTTTTTCCTTGCCAAATTTTAGTAAGGAAAATGGACTTGGAGCGATAGCTTTTGAGCTTGATATTAAAAGTGCTTTAAGTGTAACGATGATACCTGTGGTTTTAACTTTTTTTATCACGCAGCTTTTTGATAGCATAGGCACGATTACGGGCGTTGGAGCTAGGGGGAAGATTTTTGATAAGCCTGTGGAGGGTGAGCGAAAATTAGGTAAGACTTTAATGGCTGATGCGGCAAGTTCTGTTGTGGGTGCTGGGGTCGGCACTTCGACCGTAACGGCTTTTGTGGAAAGCACGACAGGGGTTGAAAGCGGAGGTAGGACAGGACTTACGGCTTTGGTTGTTGCTTTTTGTTTTAGCTTGACGCTTTTTTTATTACCACTTTTTAAGGCTATACCGCCAAATGCCATTTATCCAGTGCTTGTGATGGTAGGAATTTTGATGTTTATGGAAGTGAAAAATATTGATTTTAGTGATAGTGCTATTGCTGTTGGCACTTTTTTTACTATCATTATGATGCCACTAACTTACTCGATAACTTCGGGGTTTGCTTTTGGCTTTATTAGCTTTTTGTTGGTAAGGATTTTTAAAAGAGAGTGGGATAAGATAAATGTGGGGATTGTTGTTTTGAGTTTGATTTCTTTGGGAAATTTCTTATTGATTGCTTTAAATTAA
- the tupB gene encoding tungstate ABC transporter permease TupB — translation MEYIFDAFKEALNLLFNADESVISAIKTTLLSSSISIILALMVGFPLGFCLGFFQFKLKSSLKLLVNTSLSFPTVAVGLIIYAFISSRGPLGEFGLLFTTKALILGQFVLALPIIIALFSNLIENMDKKHFLLIKSFHLSPFKLVLTIIYELRFALISIIALAYGRIVAEVGVAMIVGGNIKYHTRTITTAISLETNKGEFASGIALALVLISIAFALNFLIHSLKRS, via the coding sequence TTGGAATATATATTTGACGCGTTTAAAGAAGCTTTAAATTTACTTTTTAATGCCGATGAAAGTGTGATTTCTGCGATTAAAACAACACTTTTAAGCTCAAGCATTTCTATTATCCTAGCCTTAATGGTAGGCTTTCCACTTGGCTTTTGTCTTGGCTTTTTTCAATTTAAATTAAAATCAAGTTTAAAACTACTTGTTAATACCAGCCTCTCCTTTCCCACGGTGGCGGTTGGGCTTATCATTTACGCTTTTATCTCAAGTAGGGGACCTTTGGGAGAATTTGGCTTACTTTTTACCACGAAAGCGCTTATTTTAGGACAATTCGTTTTAGCCTTGCCCATCATCATCGCTCTTTTTTCAAATTTAATAGAAAATATGGACAAAAAGCATTTTTTACTCATAAAATCCTTCCATCTAAGCCCTTTTAAACTCGTTTTAACCATAATCTACGAACTCCGCTTCGCTCTCATTAGCATTATCGCTCTAGCTTATGGTAGGATAGTCGCTGAAGTAGGCGTAGCGATGATAGTTGGGGGGAATATTAAATACCACACTAGAACCATAACCACAGCGATTTCTTTGGAGACAAATAAGGGCGAATTTGCCAGTGGTATCGCTCTGGCTTTAGTGCTAATTAGCATAGCTTTTGCGCTAAATTTCCTCATACATAGCCTAAAGAGAAGCTGA
- the tupA gene encoding tungstate ABC transporter substrate-binding protein TupA: protein MKKILLSALVALSLSAAELRMATTTSTDNTGLLDALKPLYEKESGNTLKWVAVGTGAALKLGEDCNADVLFVHSPKVEKEFVSKGFGVDRTPVMYNDFIIVADKSLADKFKGKSLKESLELIKAEKMPFISRGDKSGTDNKEKGLWKNLGGVPEKESWYIQSGQGMLASIKIAEEKKGVILTDRGTYIKYEADAKANPNLVIVSEGDDSLKNFYSVIAVSPKHCKNVNYKEADKFIKWLVSDSTLKAISDFKLLNKPLFIVDAKSRKE, encoded by the coding sequence ATGAAAAAAATTCTTTTATCCGCTTTGGTAGCACTTAGTCTTAGTGCGGCAGAACTAAGGATGGCGACAACTACAAGCACTGATAATACAGGGCTTTTAGACGCCTTAAAACCTCTTTATGAAAAAGAAAGTGGCAATACGCTCAAATGGGTTGCTGTGGGAACGGGAGCGGCTTTGAAGCTTGGTGAGGATTGTAATGCTGATGTGCTTTTTGTGCATTCTCCTAAGGTAGAAAAAGAATTTGTTAGTAAGGGCTTTGGTGTGGATAGAACGCCTGTGATGTATAATGATTTTATCATTGTGGCAGATAAAAGCTTGGCTGATAAATTTAAAGGCAAGAGCCTTAAAGAAAGCTTGGAGCTTATTAAGGCTGAAAAAATGCCTTTTATTTCAAGAGGGGATAAATCAGGCACGGATAATAAAGAAAAAGGCTTATGGAAAAATTTAGGCGGTGTGCCTGAAAAAGAGAGCTGGTATATCCAAAGTGGACAGGGAATGCTAGCAAGCATTAAAATAGCTGAAGAGAAAAAAGGGGTGATACTAACAGACCGCGGCACTTATATCAAATACGAAGCAGATGCAAAAGCTAATCCAAATTTAGTGATTGTTAGCGAGGGTGATGATAGTTTAAAGAATTTTTATTCTGTCATAGCGGTAAGCCCTAAGCACTGTAAAAATGTTAATTATAAAGAGGCGGATAAATTTATCAAATGGCTTGTGAGCGATAGCACTTTAAAAGCGATTAGTGATTTTAAACTGCTTAATAAGCCTTTATTTATCGTTGATGCGAAAAGCAGAAAAGAATAA
- a CDS encoding MFS transporter has protein sequence MRSIMVLSFIVATRFFGLFIVLPVLSLYALKLENANDFLVGLLVGAYALMQMLFQVPFGVLSDKIGRKKTMLLGLVIFIIGSLICSSATDIYTMLLGRILQGSGAIGAVASALISDFVSEEKRGKAMAMMGGFIGIAFALSMVLAPIMSAKYGLSSLFDLSAALSFFCIILLYTAVPKEPKITHENDKTPLLSLLKQKNLALMNATNFMQKMLMSIAFLAIPIVLVGHFGYEKLWVVYSASMLVGFVAMGFAGAFAEKRGKAKQILLLGVAFFILSYIFFAFFENLIIFMVAVVIFFLGFNLHEPIMQSCASKFCKVNEKGKALGAFNAFGYAGSFSGGLIGGAFLHFDNLKILALILILLALIWFFSLLFLKNPAELKNLYLPLDTKLDLNAVSKLKGVLEVYRNSQHLVVKFDKAQVSQEDLEKSL, from the coding sequence ATGCGTAGTATTATGGTTCTTTCTTTCATCGTTGCAACTAGGTTTTTTGGGCTTTTTATCGTTTTGCCTGTTCTTAGTTTATATGCTTTAAAACTTGAAAATGCAAATGATTTTTTAGTGGGTTTGCTAGTCGGTGCGTATGCCTTAATGCAAATGCTATTTCAAGTGCCTTTTGGAGTGTTAAGTGATAAAATAGGGCGTAAAAAAACGATGCTTTTAGGCTTGGTCATTTTCATCATAGGTTCTTTAATCTGCTCTAGTGCAACAGATATTTATACTATGCTTTTAGGACGCATTTTGCAAGGCTCTGGGGCTATTGGAGCTGTGGCGAGTGCTTTGATAAGCGATTTTGTCAGCGAAGAAAAAAGAGGTAAGGCTATGGCTATGATGGGAGGATTTATAGGCATAGCCTTTGCACTTTCTATGGTTTTAGCACCTATAATGAGTGCTAAATATGGGCTTTCAAGTTTGTTTGATTTAAGTGCGGCTCTATCATTTTTTTGTATTATTTTGCTTTACACTGCCGTGCCAAAAGAGCCTAAGATTACGCACGAGAATGACAAAACTCCGCTTTTAAGCCTACTAAAACAAAAAAATTTAGCCCTAATGAACGCGACAAATTTTATGCAAAAAATGCTTATGTCTATTGCTTTTTTAGCTATTCCTATCGTTTTGGTTGGGCATTTTGGCTATGAAAAATTATGGGTTGTTTATAGTGCTTCTATGCTTGTGGGTTTTGTTGCTATGGGATTTGCTGGGGCTTTTGCAGAGAAAAGAGGTAAGGCAAAACAAATTTTGCTTTTAGGTGTTGCCTTTTTTATCCTTTCTTATATCTTTTTTGCTTTTTTTGAAAATCTTATCATTTTTATGGTCGCGGTGGTCATTTTCTTTTTAGGCTTTAATTTGCACGAGCCTATAATGCAATCTTGTGCGTCAAAATTTTGCAAGGTCAATGAAAAAGGCAAGGCTTTAGGTGCTTTTAATGCTTTTGGTTATGCGGGAAGCTTTAGTGGGGGTTTGATTGGCGGGGCGTTTTTACATTTTGATAATCTTAAAATTCTAGCTTTAATTTTAATCCTACTTGCTTTGATTTGGTTTTTTTCTTTACTTTTCTTAAAAAACCCTGCCGAGCTTAAAAATCTTTATCTCCCCCTTGATACTAAGCTTGATTTAAACGCTGTTTCAAAGTTAAAAGGTGTGCTTGAAGTGTATAGAAATTCTCAGCATCTAGTTGTGAAATTTGATAAAGCACAAGTGAGTCAAGAGGATTTAGAAAAAAGTTTATAA
- the tupC gene encoding tungstate ABC transporter ATP-binding protein TupC has translation MIEIKNLSFFYEEKRILKQANLTLDTSKISILMGANGSGKSTFLRVLNFLEGDFHQNITYFGKNILSHKEKRKIYLLFAEACLLNRSVENNLKFVQKTYQIKGDLQAFLNEIYTLLELDKNLLKKYPGELSSGQRQKIAFAMAIAARAHYYLLDEPSAFLDKKTSLLLKNAILHMKKSLNCGFLIASHDKEFLDSLAEIKFYLSDGVILEFENTNIFELNQQILHFENTIKLDKKANKIAINPYKINLYSHQKYCIKNAKIIALRAKKDFVFIRLSAGDKILEFALKNEIFKQKNLSLHQNLNLGFDEEALCFL, from the coding sequence ATGATAGAAATTAAAAATCTTAGTTTTTTTTATGAAGAAAAACGCATTTTAAAACAAGCGAATTTAACCCTTGACACGAGTAAAATTAGCATTTTAATGGGGGCAAATGGAAGCGGAAAATCCACCTTTTTAAGAGTGTTAAATTTTTTAGAGGGCGATTTTCATCAAAATATTACATATTTTGGAAAAAATATTTTAAGCCACAAAGAAAAACGCAAGATTTACCTACTTTTTGCAGAGGCTTGTTTGCTTAATAGAAGCGTGGAAAATAATCTCAAATTCGTCCAAAAAACCTATCAAATTAAAGGCGATTTACAAGCTTTTTTAAATGAAATTTATACCCTTTTAGAACTTGATAAAAATTTGCTTAAAAAATATCCGGGGGAACTCTCCTCAGGACAGAGACAAAAGATAGCCTTTGCGATGGCGATAGCTGCTAGGGCGCATTATTATTTACTTGATGAGCCAAGTGCATTTTTGGACAAAAAAACCTCTCTTTTGCTTAAAAATGCTATTTTGCATATGAAAAAAAGCCTAAATTGCGGATTTTTAATCGCAAGCCACGATAAAGAATTTTTAGATTCTTTAGCTGAGATTAAATTTTATCTAAGCGATGGGGTGATTTTAGAATTTGAAAATACAAATATTTTTGAATTAAATCAGCAAATTTTACACTTTGAAAATACCATCAAACTCGATAAAAAAGCAAATAAAATAGCCATTAATCCCTACAAAATAAACCTTTATTCTCATCAAAAATATTGCATTAAAAATGCCAAAATCATAGCCCTTAGAGCAAAAAAAGATTTTGTTTTTATAAGACTGAGTGCTGGGGATAAAATTTTAGAATTCGCCCTTAAAAATGAGATTTTTAAACAAAAAAACCTAAGCCTTCATCAAAACTTAAATTTAGGTTTTGATGAAGAAGCGTTATGCTTTTTATAA
- a CDS encoding efflux RND transporter permease subunit has translation MMAFFLKFLINHPKSTLLSTLLFCVFLSFFAFKLHIDASAESLLLEDDKDLKIFRELSKHYKSDNFLMLAFKPNDKNPFSEESLKNLESLHQKLEGVRGVERVFSIINAPLLLSSENKDLKELMQNIPSILSEDINQTKAQNEILTSPFYLNNIIAKDGKTTALIIYLKPDLTYINLIEARDNAKDENEKEHLRIQIKNHQEMQNALNKALLEQIRSIMSAYEKDGKLYLGGVSMISDDMISYIKDDLALYGIFLVFLLGFALWYFFRSFTLMILSLLICFISLSSASGLFALLNFPITVISSNYAPLMLIITLSVVVHLITHFIEISRLYPNTTQKRLVLQTLLSKAKPSFFAIFTTMIGFFSLIFSQIEPIIKLGIMMSLGIALGLILAYLFLASALVLLKRKNFTQREFNLSFLLFCANASIRHRKLIYTLAFITIILALIGIPKLKVENSFVNYFKDGSAIKEGLLIIDKDLGGTLPLDIIVRFKDNKKNELKESEVLDSFENEFESLAAKDTYWFDSKKTRIAKKVHQFLENKEFVGSVLSLNSLLMLGKNINEGKDLDDFALAFLNENLPENFKQDLLSPFVNITQNELKFSIRVIDSNPNLKRDTFLKSLKTELNELLKDEGVEVQITGIMLLYNNMLQSLFSSQFDTLAFVVLAIFVLFVLIFRSFKIATIAIVCNLIPLSLVFAFMGFLNIPLDLMSITIAAIAIGIGVDDILHYIYRFKEELKCASVKKAVLNSHLFIGTALYYTTISIVLGFSVMMSSNFIPTIYFGILTTLVMILLLFGSLFLLPSLLISFYAKKNNKPKLLR, from the coding sequence ATAATGGCTTTTTTCTTAAAATTTCTCATTAATCACCCTAAAAGCACTCTTTTAAGCACTTTGCTTTTTTGTGTGTTTTTGAGTTTTTTTGCTTTTAAGCTTCATATTGACGCGAGTGCGGAGAGTTTGCTTTTAGAAGATGATAAAGATTTAAAGATTTTTAGAGAGCTTTCTAAGCATTATAAGAGTGATAATTTTTTAATGTTAGCCTTTAAGCCAAATGATAAAAATCCTTTTAGCGAGGAAAGCTTAAAGAATTTAGAAAGCTTACATCAAAAACTTGAGGGTGTGAGGGGCGTGGAGAGGGTTTTTAGCATTATTAATGCACCCTTGCTTTTAAGTAGTGAAAATAAAGATTTAAAAGAATTAATGCAAAATATTCCAAGCATTTTAAGCGAGGATATTAATCAAACTAAGGCTCAAAATGAAATTCTTACTAGTCCATTTTATCTTAATAATATCATCGCAAAAGACGGCAAAACCACAGCTTTAATTATCTATCTTAAGCCCGATTTAACTTATATTAATCTCATTGAAGCAAGGGATAATGCCAAAGATGAAAATGAAAAAGAGCATTTAAGAATTCAAATCAAAAATCATCAAGAAATGCAAAATGCTCTTAATAAAGCACTTTTAGAACAAATCCGCTCCATAATGAGTGCTTATGAAAAAGATGGTAAGCTTTATCTTGGTGGCGTGAGTATGATAAGTGATGATATGATAAGCTACATCAAGGACGATTTGGCACTTTATGGAATTTTTTTAGTCTTTTTGCTAGGCTTTGCACTTTGGTATTTTTTCCGTTCTTTTACTTTGATGATTTTATCGCTTTTGATTTGTTTTATTTCTTTAAGTTCTGCTAGTGGGCTTTTTGCCTTGCTTAATTTTCCTATTACCGTGATTTCGTCTAATTATGCTCCGTTAATGCTTATCATCACGCTTTCTGTTGTTGTGCATTTGATTACACATTTTATAGAAATTTCGCGTCTTTATCCAAATACAACGCAAAAACGCTTGGTTTTACAAACTCTACTTTCTAAGGCAAAACCTAGTTTTTTTGCCATTTTTACAACGATGATAGGTTTTTTTTCTTTGATTTTTTCGCAGATAGAGCCTATTATTAAACTTGGGATTATGATGAGTCTTGGCATAGCGCTCGGTTTGATTTTGGCTTATCTTTTTTTAGCAAGTGCCTTAGTGCTTTTAAAGAGAAAAAATTTTACACAAAGAGAATTTAACCTTTCTTTTTTGCTTTTTTGTGCAAATGCTAGCATTAGGCACAGAAAGCTTATTTACACTTTAGCTTTTATTACGATAATTTTGGCTCTTATAGGAATTCCTAAGCTTAAAGTGGAAAATTCTTTTGTCAATTATTTTAAAGACGGCAGTGCGATTAAAGAGGGTTTGCTCATTATTGATAAGGATTTAGGTGGAACACTGCCGCTTGATATTATTGTTCGCTTTAAAGATAATAAAAAAAATGAGCTTAAAGAAAGCGAGGTGCTAGATAGTTTTGAAAATGAATTTGAAAGCCTTGCTGCTAAGGATACTTATTGGTTTGATTCTAAAAAAACGCGTATTGCTAAAAAGGTACATCAGTTTTTGGAAAATAAGGAATTTGTGGGGTCGGTTTTAAGCCTTAATAGTCTTTTAATGCTAGGAAAAAATATTAATGAGGGAAAAGATTTAGATGATTTTGCTTTAGCGTTTTTAAATGAAAATTTACCTGAAAATTTCAAGCAAGATTTACTTTCGCCTTTTGTTAATATCACGCAAAACGAGCTTAAATTTAGTATCCGTGTGATTGATTCTAATCCAAATTTAAAACGCGATACCTTTTTAAAGAGCTTAAAAACGGAGCTTAATGAGCTTTTAAAAGATGAGGGTGTGGAGGTGCAAATCACTGGTATAATGCTACTTTATAATAATATGCTTCAAAGCCTTTTTTCTTCGCAATTTGACACCTTAGCCTTTGTGGTGTTGGCGATTTTTGTGCTTTTTGTTTTGATATTTAGAAGTTTTAAAATAGCTACGATAGCTATAGTTTGCAATCTTATCCCATTAAGTTTGGTATTTGCATTTATGGGGTTTTTAAATATCCCTCTTGATTTGATGAGCATTACCATAGCGGCTATTGCCATAGGGATAGGCGTTGATGATATTTTGCATTATATTTACCGCTTTAAAGAGGAGCTTAAATGTGCTAGTGTGAAAAAAGCTGTGCTTAACTCACATCTTTTCATAGGCACAGCACTTTATTACACTACCATTAGCATAGTTTTGGGTTTTAGCGTGATGATGAGTAGTAATTTTATCCCAACGATTTATTTTGGAATTTTAACAACTTTAGTAATGATTTTACTTTTATTTGGCAGTTTGTTTTTGCTTCCTAGTCTTTTAATAAGCTTTTATGCTAAGAAAAATAATAAGCCAAAACTGCTAAGATAA
- the rdgB gene encoding RdgB/HAM1 family non-canonical purine NTP pyrophosphatase produces the protein MKIILASSNSHKLKEFKVLLNDYEIYSSNDFIAPFEIEENGKSFKENAKIKSLAVFKALKNEVQENYIVLSDDSGICVDALGGAPGIYSARYSLEANDKNNRLKLISELEKLKLNESFAHYVCALSLGTKFGTFSVNAKMYGKIITKEKGENGFGYDSLFIPANYDKTLAELSDEEKNAISHRFKALKLAKILLKTLQKAYQ, from the coding sequence ATGAAAATTATTTTAGCAAGTTCAAATTCGCATAAACTTAAAGAATTCAAAGTGCTTTTAAATGACTATGAAATTTATAGCTCAAACGACTTCATTGCACCTTTTGAGATAGAAGAAAATGGCAAGAGCTTTAAGGAAAATGCCAAAATTAAATCTCTTGCGGTTTTTAAAGCTTTAAAAAATGAAGTGCAGGAAAATTACATTGTGTTGAGTGATGATAGTGGAATTTGCGTTGATGCGTTAGGGGGTGCTCCGGGAATTTACTCGGCGCGTTATTCCTTAGAGGCTAATGATAAAAATAATCGCTTAAAACTCATCAGCGAGTTGGAAAAATTAAAACTTAATGAAAGTTTTGCGCATTATGTTTGTGCGCTTAGCCTTGGCACTAAATTTGGCACTTTTAGTGTCAATGCAAAAATGTATGGAAAAATCATTACTAAAGAAAAGGGTGAAAACGGCTTTGGCTACGATAGCCTTTTTATCCCTGCAAATTATGATAAAACCTTAGCTGAGCTTAGCGATGAAGAAAAAAATGCCATTTCGCACCGCTTCAAAGCTCTAAAACTTGCTAAAATTCTCTTAAAAACACTGCAAAAGGCTTATCAATGA
- a CDS encoding MlaA family lipoprotein, with protein MRKILALLLFFSFTFAEVDEFEAEFQQYEVSDPLSGYNKMMTEFNVGLYTYVMRPVLKGYNTITPRFVRSGVRNFLDNLLAPFRVVGNALQLKFDNAGDELKRFIANSIMGFGGLRDIASEMGIEKHPADLGLVLAHWGVGEGFHLVLPALGPSNLRDTLSLPAFWYATPVAYIEPTYASFLVGAYGFGNELSFRLDEIDEIYYNTPNLYPFLRDAYEQRRKELSK; from the coding sequence GTGAGAAAAATATTAGCCCTGTTATTATTTTTTAGCTTTACTTTTGCAGAAGTCGATGAGTTTGAGGCAGAATTTCAACAATATGAAGTCAGCGACCCACTTTCTGGTTACAATAAAATGATGACCGAATTTAATGTAGGACTTTATACTTATGTAATGCGTCCTGTGCTAAAGGGTTATAATACCATAACGCCTCGTTTTGTGCGTTCTGGTGTGAGGAATTTTTTGGATAATTTGCTTGCCCCTTTTCGTGTGGTTGGAAATGCTTTGCAGCTTAAATTTGATAATGCGGGTGATGAGCTGAAGCGATTTATTGCTAATTCCATTATGGGTTTTGGTGGGCTTAGGGATATTGCAAGTGAAATGGGGATAGAAAAGCACCCTGCGGACTTAGGGCTTGTTTTGGCACATTGGGGTGTGGGAGAGGGTTTTCATTTGGTTTTACCAGCACTAGGACCTAGTAATTTAAGAGATACGCTAAGTCTTCCAGCATTTTGGTATGCCACACCTGTGGCTTATATCGAGCCAACTTATGCAAGTTTTTTGGTGGGGGCTTATGGCTTTGGTAATGAGCTTTCCTTCCGTCTTGATGAAATTGATGAAATTTATTATAATACGCCGAATTTATACCCTTTCTTGCGTGACGCATACGAGCAAAGACGCAAAGAACTTAGCAAATAG